The Methanosphaera sp. BMS genome contains a region encoding:
- a CDS encoding H/ACA ribonucleoprotein complex subunit GAR1 yields the protein MTRKNSKLKKIGNISHVTSTNKIIVPSNKSPRIGLLVVNKNNKAIGKINDIIGSTKNPYVSIKTNKKFHKINVGEAVYLPPKNKKRRMRPRQAY from the coding sequence ATGACAAGGAAAAACAGCAAATTAAAAAAGATTGGTAATATAAGCCATGTTACAAGTACTAATAAAATAATAGTACCATCAAATAAAAGCCCACGAATTGGATTGCTTGTAGTCAACAAAAACAACAAAGCCATTGGCAAAATTAATGATATCATTGGATCAACAAAAAATCCATACGTATCAATTAAGACAAACAAGAAATTCCATAAGATAAATGTGGGGGAAGCAGTTTACTTACCACCAAAAAATAAGAAAAGGAGGATGAGACCACGGCAGGCATACTAA
- a CDS encoding RraA family protein has protein sequence MSVNKITPKNILNHGKNKNKITLDNLLDKATTDNVSDAMKKVCGKNGVIRNVKPIDGKSKIVGKIRTAQTNSSDWGTGIKAIYECEEDEILLIDCSDDETAIWGELASQAAQKHGLQATVINGASRDTEGIKNLGYPVYSKATMPNAGYALNNGVINERLNIEGNVIVNGDYIVGDSEGVVVVPKERIDDVLEEVSNIKKFEQKLMAQMNDPDNRMDKILDID, from the coding sequence ATGTCTGTTAATAAGATTACACCGAAGAATATTTTGAATCATGGAAAAAACAAAAACAAAATTACTTTAGATAACCTACTTGATAAGGCCACCACGGATAATGTTTCTGATGCTATGAAAAAGGTATGTGGTAAGAATGGAGTTATCCGGAATGTTAAGCCGATTGATGGAAAATCTAAAATTGTAGGAAAAATCAGAACTGCACAGACTAATTCCAGTGACTGGGGTACTGGTATCAAGGCAATATATGAATGTGAGGAAGATGAGATATTATTGATTGATTGTTCTGATGATGAAACGGCCATTTGGGGAGAATTGGCTTCACAAGCTGCACAAAAACATGGTCTTCAGGCCACTGTCATTAATGGGGCTTCACGTGATACTGAGGGAATTAAAAACTTGGGTTATCCCGTTTATTCCAAAGCCACTATGCCTAATGCCGGTTATGCATTGAACAATGGTGTTATTAATGAACGTTTGAATATCGAGGGTAATGTCATTGTTAATGGGGATTATATTGTAGGCGATAGTGAAGGCGTTGTTGTTGTTCCTAAGGAGAGAATTGATGATGTCTTGGAGGAGGTATCCAATATTAAGAAATTTGAGCAGAAGCTTATGGCTCAAATGAATGATCCGGACAATCGGATGGATAAGATATTGGATATTGACTAA
- a CDS encoding DUF211 domain-containing protein: MQNALIRVVLDVLKPHSPSLPSFALYLSDLDGVDGVNITLMEIDKDTENIKITMEGSDLKYNQIKEAIEHYGASVHSVDEVVAGRKLVEEVTTPQD; the protein is encoded by the coding sequence ATGCAGAATGCGTTGATAAGAGTAGTTTTAGATGTGCTTAAACCACATAGCCCATCACTGCCTTCATTTGCACTTTATTTAAGTGATCTTGATGGTGTTGATGGTGTTAACATTACATTAATGGAAATTGATAAGGATACTGAGAATATTAAAATCACTATGGAAGGATCAGATCTTAAGTATAATCAGATTAAAGAGGCTATTGAACATTATGGAGCTTCTGTTCATAGTGTTGATGAAGTTGTTGCCGGTAGAAAATTAGTCGAAGAGGTAACAACACCACAAGATTAA